One genomic region from Pyrobaculum islandicum DSM 4184 encodes:
- a CDS encoding tRNA pseudouridine(54/55) synthase Pus10 — translation MDILEKSLEILKAYPLCDSCLGRLFAQMGYALENWERGFSIKTMLHMKLVTLFRQGVDVTTDLKSLARIHKPTRRFLSTIGITVEEAQCYICGGLLSNVERFAKEAVSKVDGIEFETFAVGTTIPREILERESEVVKKFLVSTGESIKHEINRRIGKELLRLLGRRVDKQRPNILIKIDLINGKIDIVKNPLLIEGVYLKLSRRISQAKKFGNVKSSLLEKLQYIRDMYGGVEHIIHVSGREDSDARMLGPGRPLVVEIKQPTKYKGLPHLYSDGDVIFIPLGFTTRDEVRKLKEKAKTDIKLYRALVYSDRPLSEEELRKLAELSGKTVVQYTPRRIKRLNPRKKRTRMVYEIVWRFISSHVFELYVRCQGGLYVKEFIHGDGGRTTPSVAEILNTYLEVLELDVLSIE, via the coding sequence GTGGATATACTAGAAAAATCTCTTGAAATTCTCAAGGCCTACCCACTTTGTGACTCTTGTCTTGGTAGACTTTTTGCACAAATGGGTTACGCGCTGGAGAATTGGGAAAGGGGTTTTAGTATAAAGACGATGTTACATATGAAATTAGTCACACTTTTCCGCCAAGGCGTTGATGTTACTACAGATTTAAAAAGCCTAGCTCGTATACATAAACCTACTAGGCGCTTTCTCTCAACTATTGGAATTACTGTGGAGGAGGCTCAGTGTTATATATGCGGAGGTCTTCTCTCGAATGTTGAACGTTTTGCTAAAGAGGCTGTATCAAAAGTCGATGGAATAGAGTTTGAAACTTTTGCAGTAGGTACCACAATACCAAGAGAAATTCTTGAAAGAGAGTCAGAGGTTGTAAAAAAATTCCTCGTCTCTACAGGAGAATCTATTAAACATGAGATTAATAGGAGAATCGGCAAGGAGCTTTTAAGACTACTAGGCAGACGCGTTGATAAACAACGGCCAAATATCTTAATAAAGATAGATTTGATAAACGGTAAGATAGATATAGTGAAGAATCCTCTTCTTATAGAAGGGGTATATCTAAAACTTAGCCGGAGGATTTCTCAAGCTAAGAAATTCGGTAATGTAAAATCCTCCTTGTTGGAGAAGCTACAGTACATCAGGGATATGTATGGCGGCGTAGAACACATAATTCATGTATCAGGGAGGGAGGATAGCGACGCTAGAATGTTGGGGCCCGGCAGACCTCTTGTTGTGGAAATCAAACAGCCGACTAAATACAAAGGACTCCCACATCTATACTCCGACGGGGACGTGATCTTTATCCCACTTGGTTTTACCACTAGAGATGAAGTCAGAAAGCTAAAAGAAAAGGCTAAGACAGATATAAAATTATATCGTGCATTAGTATACTCCGATCGCCCGCTTTCTGAGGAGGAGCTTAGAAAACTTGCTGAACTTTCGGGCAAGACAGTAGTCCAATACACACCGCGTCGAATTAAGAGACTTAATCCAAGAAAGAAGAGGACGAGGATGGTTTATGAAATCGTTTGGCGTTTTATATCGTCTCACGTCTTTGAGCTTTATGTAAGATGTCAGGGTGGGCTCTATGTAAAAGAGTTTATTCACGGCGATGGAGGTAGAACTACGCCAAGCGTTGCTGAAATTTTAAACACGTACTTAGAAGTGTTAGAGCTTGACGTGCTATCTATAGAATAG
- the guaA gene encoding glutamine-hydrolyzing GMP synthase, which produces MERIVVVNFGGQYAHLIARRLRERGVYTEIVTPEDAVEIAKAPDVKAIILSGGPSSVYQEGAPDVPDELFAIGKPILGICYGHQLIAKKLGGLVRRGKGEYGKTLVRVLVNDHIFDTWESEEIVWMSHSDYVAQPPEGFTILAVSENGYVAAMKKDYIYGVQFHPEVVHTPKGGVLLENFARKIAGVKHVWKPEDQIGKLIEEIRKEVKDGDIIIGVSGGVDSTVVAVLVHMAVGERAKAVFIDHGLFREGEPEQVVKLLNSLGIKVYYVDARERFLKRLEGVSDCEEKRRIIGETFAEVFTETLSKFPEVKYLAQGTLYPDVIESGAVKGADKIKSHHNVGGLPRWFNLKLIEPLREFYKDEVRKLARALGLPDEVVYRHPFPGPGLAVRIIGPFTREKLEIVRKATKIIEEELEKGGILRKVWQAFAVVGDDKWVGVKGDRRTVGYIVTIRVVESEDAMTADWSRLPYEVIERISTRITSEIPQVTMVTYAVTTKPPSTIEPC; this is translated from the coding sequence GTGGAGAGAATAGTAGTTGTAAATTTCGGCGGGCAATATGCCCATTTAATTGCCAGACGTCTCAGAGAAAGGGGGGTGTATACGGAGATTGTTACGCCTGAAGACGCCGTTGAAATAGCCAAAGCGCCAGATGTAAAAGCAATAATTCTCTCTGGAGGCCCTAGTTCTGTTTATCAAGAAGGTGCGCCTGACGTACCAGATGAGTTATTTGCTATTGGTAAGCCTATACTTGGCATATGCTATGGACACCAATTGATTGCAAAAAAGTTGGGGGGTTTGGTAAGGCGGGGTAAGGGTGAATATGGTAAGACGTTGGTAAGGGTGTTGGTAAACGACCATATTTTCGACACATGGGAAAGCGAAGAGATAGTTTGGATGAGCCATAGCGACTATGTAGCGCAACCTCCAGAAGGGTTTACCATTTTGGCAGTAAGCGAGAATGGGTACGTGGCTGCTATGAAGAAGGATTATATCTACGGTGTACAATTCCACCCAGAGGTTGTCCATACGCCAAAAGGCGGTGTATTGTTGGAGAATTTTGCTAGGAAAATAGCCGGGGTAAAGCATGTGTGGAAACCAGAGGATCAGATAGGCAAACTCATTGAGGAGATTAGAAAGGAGGTAAAAGATGGCGATATAATTATCGGCGTAAGCGGTGGCGTTGATAGTACTGTAGTTGCTGTACTTGTACATATGGCAGTTGGAGAGAGGGCAAAGGCTGTGTTTATAGACCATGGGTTGTTTAGAGAGGGAGAGCCTGAGCAAGTTGTGAAACTATTAAATTCGCTTGGCATAAAAGTTTACTACGTTGACGCGCGTGAGCGATTTCTAAAGCGGCTAGAGGGCGTCTCTGACTGTGAAGAAAAACGTAGAATAATAGGGGAGACATTTGCAGAAGTATTTACAGAGACTTTATCCAAGTTCCCAGAGGTGAAATATTTAGCTCAAGGCACTCTGTACCCTGACGTTATAGAAAGCGGAGCGGTAAAGGGAGCAGATAAAATAAAGAGTCATCATAACGTAGGCGGTTTACCAAGGTGGTTTAACTTAAAACTTATCGAGCCGCTTCGCGAGTTCTACAAAGATGAAGTAAGAAAATTGGCAAGGGCCCTAGGCTTGCCAGACGAGGTGGTATACAGACACCCATTTCCAGGCCCTGGTTTAGCAGTACGTATAATCGGGCCGTTTACCAGAGAGAAGTTGGAAATTGTGAGAAAGGCTACTAAAATTATAGAAGAGGAGTTGGAGAAAGGAGGTATTTTGAGAAAGGTGTGGCAAGCTTTTGCAGTAGTTGGCGATGACAAATGGGTGGGTGTGAAGGGTGATAGACGTACTGTCGGTTATATTGTAACTATAAGGGTTGTAGAGAGTGAAGACGCGATGACGGCAGATTGGTCGCGTTTACCCTATGAAGTCATAGAGAGAATCTCAACACGTATAACTTCCGAAATCCCCCAAGTGACTATGGTTACATATGCCGTCACTACAAAACCGCCGTCAACTATAGAACCCTGTTAA
- a CDS encoding gamma-glutamyltransferase, whose protein sequence is MYIGTDFVIVSESYLATRAGYETYKAGGNAIDAITCASIVLTYTLPHLGGVGGDFLALVHSGSNVEAILGLGWAPRRIPEKPPRRGLRSATVPGYVAGLYEFHRRHGVLEWREVVDIALNAMEKATLHPSLAYAIERHKDVLVADPGGRIYLSLPRLSGAPYRIDPLIKLWNKLRENPLSFYDEIANDILYDYFELEDFSRFKAEVKKPVYIELGDWIIYEAPPPSLGFAVLLAVKLTKRAEGAFSYSRIQNTVAALRKAHWARDRYLHDGYIPLDDLLSGKIELGEAEVPEPTPGTTYLAAADRDFVVSAIQSLYYPFGAGFTDAKWGITFNNRASDFTHGLNSASPHKRPAHTLSAVVMERGGEIYALGASAGHYRPAIYTQLIHNIVWYGMDPRQAIWAPRFIWLRGAEVQAEEGWEGGPGVHIVKYPSRMGVAALAARKNGTLVAVSDIRGDGLALGI, encoded by the coding sequence ATGTACATAGGTACAGATTTCGTAATTGTCAGCGAGAGCTATCTAGCGACGCGGGCGGGCTACGAGACTTATAAAGCTGGCGGCAACGCTATAGATGCTATTACTTGTGCCTCTATAGTATTAACATATACGTTGCCACATCTAGGCGGTGTTGGAGGAGATTTTCTGGCGCTTGTACATAGCGGCAGTAATGTAGAAGCTATATTGGGGCTGGGGTGGGCTCCAAGGAGAATCCCAGAGAAACCCCCGCGGAGGGGTTTACGCTCAGCTACTGTGCCGGGCTATGTGGCTGGTCTCTATGAATTCCACAGGAGACACGGCGTTTTAGAGTGGAGGGAGGTTGTAGACATAGCACTTAATGCTATGGAAAAAGCGACGTTGCACCCATCTCTAGCGTACGCAATAGAGAGACATAAAGATGTACTTGTTGCAGACCCTGGTGGCCGTATATATCTTAGTTTACCTCGACTATCTGGCGCGCCTTATCGTATAGACCCGTTAATAAAGCTGTGGAACAAACTTAGAGAGAACCCACTGTCTTTTTACGACGAAATTGCTAACGACATACTATATGACTATTTTGAACTAGAGGATTTCTCGAGATTTAAAGCCGAAGTGAAAAAGCCCGTGTATATAGAGTTGGGGGATTGGATTATATATGAGGCGCCGCCCCCCTCTCTTGGTTTTGCTGTGTTACTTGCGGTGAAGTTGACTAAACGCGCCGAGGGGGCGTTTAGCTATTCCAGGATTCAGAATACTGTTGCGGCGTTGAGAAAAGCGCATTGGGCACGCGACCGCTATTTACACGACGGCTATATACCACTTGACGATTTACTAAGTGGCAAGATAGAGCTAGGCGAAGCCGAAGTCCCAGAGCCCACCCCAGGCACTACATATCTCGCGGCGGCGGATAGAGACTTTGTAGTTTCTGCTATACAATCTCTCTACTATCCCTTTGGCGCAGGGTTTACAGATGCCAAATGGGGGATAACATTTAACAATAGGGCAAGCGATTTTACACATGGTTTAAACAGTGCATCTCCTCACAAAAGACCTGCACATACCCTCTCGGCTGTAGTAATGGAGAGAGGGGGCGAGATTTATGCACTCGGGGCAAGCGCCGGTCATTATAGACCTGCCATTTATACACAATTAATACACAATATAGTATGGTATGGAATGGATCCACGCCAAGCCATATGGGCCCCCCGTTTTATTTGGTTGCGTGGCGCCGAGGTTCAAGCAGAGGAGGGTTGGGAAGGGGGGCCTGGAGTACATATCGTAAAATACCCCAGCCGCATGGGCGTAGCGGCTTTAGCGGCTAGAAAAAACGGCACACTAGTTGCAGTCTCCGATATACGTGGCGACGGCTTAGCCTTGGGGATATAG